The Gammaproteobacteria bacterium genome contains the following window.
GACTGCGGCTGGGTCGGCGCCTGCCGGCGCTGCGATGCACACCTGACCCTGCATCAGCGTCACCAGCAGCTGCGCTGTCACCACTGCGGCAGTCAGCAACCGCTGCCGGCCCGCTGCCCGCAGTGCGGGTCGGCCGACCTGCGCGCCGTCGGCGCCGGCACCGAGCGCGTCGAACAGGCACTGGAACGGCACTTCCCGGGAGTGCCCGGCATCCGCATCGACCGCGACAGCACCCGCCGCAAGGGCCGCCTGGAGGACCTGCTGAGCCAGGCCACGCAGGGCACGGCGCGCATCCTGCTCGGCACCCAGATGCTCGCCAAGGGCCATCACTTTCCCGGCGTGACGCTGGTCGGCGTCCTCGACGCCGACCAGGGCCTGTTCAGCGCCGACTTCCGCGCCGGCGAGCGCCTCGCCCAGCAGGTCGTGCAGGTCGCCGGCCGCGCCGGCCGCGCCGAGCGCCCCGGCGAGGTCCTGATCCAGACCCACCACCCCGAACACCCGCTGCTGCTGCAACTGGTCGCGGCCGGCTACCCGGCCTTCGCGACGGCCGCGCTGGCCGAACGCGAGGCCGCCGGGCTGCCACCGTTCCGCAACCTCGCCCTGCTGCGCGCCGAGGCCGTGGACGCGCGCGCCCCCGACGCCTTTCTCAGCGCGGCCCACGACGCCGCCGCGTCCGCGGCCGGGGTGGAGTTCTGGGGACCGGTGCCGGCGCCCATGGAACGCCGTGCCGGCCGCTTCCGCGCCCAGCTGCTGCTGGTGGCACACGATCGCCGGCGCCTGCACCACCTGCTGACGACGTGGGTGCCACGCCTGAGCGAGCTCAAACAGGCGCGCAAGGTACGCTGGTCACTGGACGTGGACCCGATCGATCTGTTTTGAATCAGGTCGAGGAACCACCAAGACGCGGAGAACCCCCGGTTTGGAACCGCCAAGGCGCCAAGACGCCAAGAAAACCATTCTTGAGTAAAAACCCCACAAGGCTGGCTGGGTAAGACTACAGGTACCAATCTCGATGCTTTTACATTAATCAGTTTTTCTTGGCGTCTTGGCGCCTTGGCGGTTCCACCAGATTTTTCTTGGCGATCTTGGCGTCTTGGCGGTTCCATAAAGGGCCCCCCGTGCCTTGGCGGTCTTGGCGTCTTGGCGGTTCCCATAAAGGGTCCCCCTCGCCTGGGCGGTTGCACAAATCAGGGGAGCCGGGATAATAGCCGCCTTCGCGGCATGTCCACGACCGCGTCCCCGATCCCCGGCCATTCATTCATGAAGCAGCATCTCGAACAGCTCCTCACCGCCGCCGTGCATGGCCTGCGGGCGGGCGGCGGCCTGCCCGCGGACGTGGACATCGCGATTCAGCTCGAGCGGACCCGCGACCGCGCCCACGGGGACTTCGCCAGCAACGTGGCGCTGACGCTCGCCAAGACCGCCAAGGCCAGGCCGCGCGACATCGCCGAGAAGATCGTCCAGGCCCTGCCGGGCTCGCCGCTGCTCGACCGGGTCGAGATCGCCGGGCCCGGCTTCATCAATTTCCACCTGAGCCCGGCAGCCTACCACCGCGTCGTCGGCGACGTGCTGGAACAGGGGGCGCGCTTCGGGCGCAGCGACCTGGGCGCGGACCGTTCCATCCAGGTCGAGTTCGTCTCCGCCAACCCGACCGGCCCGCTGCACGTCGGCCACGGCCGCGGTGCCGCCTACGGTGCGGCGGTCGCGGACCTGCTCGAGGCGGTGGGCTACCGCGTGCACCGCGAATACTATGTGAATGACGCCGGCCGGCAGATGGACATCCTCGCCGCCAGCGTCTATCTGCGCTATCTGGAGCTGTGCGGTGAGGAACTCACCTTCCCGAGCAACGGCTATAAGGGCGATTATGTCTGGGACATCGCCGCGACCCTGCACCGCACCCACGGCGACACGCTGCGCCACAGCACGACCGAGATGTTTACCGGCGTGCCCGCCGATGCGGGCCAGGGCCCCGCTGGCGGCGGCGACAAGGAAGAACATATCGATGCGCTGATCGCGCGTACACGCACGCTGCTCGGCCCCGGGCGCTATCGTGAGCTGTTCGATCTCGGCCTGAACACCATCCTCGACGACATCCGCCGTGACCTGTCCGAGTTCGGCGTGGAATACGCCGAATGGTTCTCCGAGCGTTCGCTGACGGAGGACGGCACGGTGGCGCGCACCCTCGAACGGCTGCAGGACAGCGGCCATGTCTATGAGCAGGACGGCGCGCTGTGGTTCCGCTCCACCGACTACGGTGACGAGAAGGACCGCGTGGTGGTGCGCGACAACGGCCAGACGACCTATTTCGCCTCCGACATCGCCTATCACATGAACAAGATGGAGCGCGGCTACACGCGCGTCATCGACGTGTGGGGCGCCGACCACCACGGCTACGTGCCGCGCGTGAAGGCCGCGCTTGCGGCCATCGGTGACGACCCGGCCAGGCTCGATGTGCTGCTGGTGCAGTTCGCGATCCTGTACCGCGGTGGTGAGAAAGTGCAGATGTCGACACGCTCCGGCGAGTTCGTCACCCTGCGCGAGCTGCGCCAGGAGGTCGGCAACGATGCCTGCCGGTTCTTCTACGTGATGCGCAAGTGTGAGCAACACCTGGATTTCGACCTGGATCTGGCCAAATCGCAGTCGGCCGACAACCCTGTCTACTATATTCAGTACGCGCACGCGCGGGTGAAGAGCGTGGTGCGGGCGCTGGGTGAGAAGGGTCTGCGCTGGGATCCGGCCGAAGGTGCTGCCCACCTGCAGCGGCTGACCGCGGCGCACGAAACGGCGCTGCTGGTCAGTCTGGCGCGTTATCCGGAAGTGATCGAGAGCGCCGCCATCCATCACGAGCCGCACCAGCTCGCCCAGTATTTGCGCGAACTGGCCCACGACTTCCACACCTACTACAACGCCCATCAGTTCCTGGTCGACGACAGCGTGCTGCGCAATGCGCGCCTGAACCTGATCCAGGCGACACGCCAGGTACTGGCCAACGGCCTGGGCCTGCTGGGCGTCTCCGCGCCCGACAGCATGTAGCGCAGCGAGTATCTCGAAGACCGTAATTGTGGCGGAAGCACACGGAAAAGCACGGACAGGATCGTACGCTTCAGACAGCAACCCTTTTCATCCGCCAGGTGCTGAGCCGAGCCTTCACGGCAC
Protein-coding sequences here:
- a CDS encoding primosomal protein N' yields the protein PPQPGPALNPAQQAACDTIAAAQGHYACFLLEGVTGSGKTEVYLQAIAATLVAGRQALVIVPEIGLTPQLLTRFRQRLGHAPVTLHSGLNETERLAAWLAARSGAARVVIGTRSAAWVPLARPGLFIVDEEHDASLKQQDGLRYSARDLLVWRAHRDRVPVVLGSATPALESIHNARQGRYRLLELAERAGNASTPRLRLLDVRAQPLDEGLSAPLIAHMHRHLEADGQVLLFLNRRGFAPTLLCHDCGWVGACRRCDAHLTLHQRHQQLRCHHCGSQQPLPARCPQCGSADLRAVGAGTERVEQALERHFPGVPGIRIDRDSTRRKGRLEDLLSQATQGTARILLGTQMLAKGHHFPGVTLVGVLDADQGLFSADFRAGERLAQQVVQVAGRAGRAERPGEVLIQTHHPEHPLLLQLVAAGYPAFATAALAEREAAGLPPFRNLALLRAEAVDARAPDAFLSAAHDAAASAAGVEFWGPVPAPMERRAGRFRAQLLLVAHDRRRLHHLLTTWVPRLSELKQARKVRWSLDVDPIDLF
- the argS gene encoding arginine--tRNA ligase, which encodes MKQHLEQLLTAAVHGLRAGGGLPADVDIAIQLERTRDRAHGDFASNVALTLAKTAKARPRDIAEKIVQALPGSPLLDRVEIAGPGFINFHLSPAAYHRVVGDVLEQGARFGRSDLGADRSIQVEFVSANPTGPLHVGHGRGAAYGAAVADLLEAVGYRVHREYYVNDAGRQMDILAASVYLRYLELCGEELTFPSNGYKGDYVWDIAATLHRTHGDTLRHSTTEMFTGVPADAGQGPAGGGDKEEHIDALIARTRTLLGPGRYRELFDLGLNTILDDIRRDLSEFGVEYAEWFSERSLTEDGTVARTLERLQDSGHVYEQDGALWFRSTDYGDEKDRVVVRDNGQTTYFASDIAYHMNKMERGYTRVIDVWGADHHGYVPRVKAALAAIGDDPARLDVLLVQFAILYRGGEKVQMSTRSGEFVTLRELRQEVGNDACRFFYVMRKCEQHLDFDLDLAKSQSADNPVYYIQYAHARVKSVVRALGEKGLRWDPAEGAAHLQRLTAAHETALLVSLARYPEVIESAAIHHEPHQLAQYLRELAHDFHTYYNAHQFLVDDSVLRNARLNLIQATRQVLANGLGLLGVSAPDSM